CGGCACCGGACTGCTGGGTTGGTGTGGGGGAGCTGACAGTGCCTTCGCGCTGCCGCATTGAAGGAGGCAACGGCCATGCCGCCCAAAGCTCTGCTAGCGCTAGCACTTGCCCTGCCGCTGATACCAATTTGAGCAGTAGATGCACGTTTTCAAAGAATATGATTCCCATATTGAGGGAGTTTTGGAGGTCGAAATCTCGTGCACAAGCCACGAGAATTGGTATGAGTGCCCCATTGGTCTGGGGGATGCCTGCCCGCGCCGGGCGGTGGGATGAAGAGGCCTTCGAGCGCCGCCAAAGCTGCAATCGCAATGCCGCGGCTCAGAGCCAGCCTGGCGCGCAGCGTAGCGATCGCCGCCGGGCCCTCTCGCAAGGGGGCTCTCGCATTCCGCAGGGGGCAGCCATTACCGTCCAGTTCTGCTCCAACGTCAAATTTAACTACGAGCAGGGCGCCAGCTTTCCCATTACCCTGGCGCTCGCGCGGCCCATCACGGACCGCCAAGGGAACGTGGTGGCGCCAGTCAACTCGCTGGTGCGAGCGCGCGTCGAGCCCCAAGAGGAAGAAACCCAGGTCAAGCCCAAAGCGCTTGTGGTGGGCGGGCGCTACATTCCGCTCAAAACGGAGGCGGTTTCAGTCCCGGCCCTGACCGACAATCGCAACCGTTTCCGCGCTCGGACGGTGCGCACCGGTCGCGGCCAGCGCGGCGTGGGCTTTCGCGTGGCCAATAACATTGATGACTGGTTGCTCAATCGTGCTAGTCCCTTGGTTTTCCCGGGCAAGCAGAACAATACCGACGACTTTTTGGGGCTGGGCCTGGCGGTCGCGACTGGGGTTTTCCAGGGCCTGAACGAGCCCGACCCACCCGACCCCGAGGAGCAAAAGGTGATGAAGGTGCGCGAGGGCATCCAGCTCATTTTTCCGTTGCGCCAGGCCGCCCGCGTTCCGGCGACGGCCGCGCGCAACAACCCCTACTTTGACGAGCGCCAGCCAGCGCCCGCTTGCCAGACCAACCGCTCGGCGGAGCGCGATCGGCGCCAGTTCAATGGGGGCACCAACCAGTTCAACAATCGCTCCAATGGGAGCTCGCGCAACGGCAGCAGCTCTAGCGGCCGGTTCAACGAACCCGAGCCCGATTGAACCTGCCCCTAAATCCAGCTGGAGAACCACATGCGCTCCTGATAGCCCGGCATGGAGAGCGGCAAGCCGTAGTGCACCGGCAACCAAAAGGCAAACGCGGCCAAGGCCAGCCCCAGCACGGCCAGGCTTGCGCTGCGCGGCACCTGCTGCCGGCTCCACCAGCCGCGCTCCAGGCCCCACGCCAAGGCGATAAGGGCCAAGGCGTAGGCTTCCAAGTAGTGGTAGATAAAGGTGCAGCGCCCCACCGCCGCCCAGGGCAGCCAGTTGGCAGCGTAGCCGGCTAGTAGGAACAGCGTGATCGCGCTGGAGGCGGGCGCGCGGGCGCCCCATCGGCCGAGCGCGACTGGCAGCAGTCCCGCCACTGTCACTGTCGAGGCCCACCACAGGACTGGGTTGCCCATGGCATGAACCGCGCGCACGCTTGCTTCCTGCTTTTGGTAGGCATAGGCCACCGGGCGCACCATGAGCGGCCAGCTATACCAGCGCGAGCAGTAGGGGTGCACTTGCGACCCGCGCTCGACCTGCTGGTGGTAATTCCAAATCCGCGCGTGCACGTCCCCAAACCCCAGTTGGGGGTTCATGGCTAAGTGCGGGGTCCACAGCAGGCTATAAGTCAGCAGCGGCACGAGCCCCAGATACCCCGCGATCGCGGCAGGGCGCAGCCGCGCCCACTGCTGCAGCAGCTCGGGAAGCTGGCCCGGCTGCTGCCAGCGCAGGTACCGTGCCAGCCCCCAGAACGCCACCAAGCCCAGGACAAACCCCAGGCCGTTCCACTTGGTGGCGATCGCGGCGCCCAGGCACAGGCCGGCTAGCGCCAGCTCCCAGCGGCATCCACCGTGGCGCAGGGCGCGCAGCCCCAGCCACTGCGCCAACAGGCCAAACAGAACGATGTAGGTATTGCTGAGGGCATAGCGCGACTCCACCAAAAACAACCCATCGGTTGCCAGAAACAGCCCGGCGAGCAGCGCGCAGCCGCGGCGCTGCGTCAGCTGGTACGCCACGCCGCTGGCCGCAAGCGGTACCAGCGAACCAGCCAGCGCATTGGCAAAGCGCAGGCCGAAGGTGGGGCGCGCCACGCCGTCAATGGCGACCGTTAACTCCTGAGCGATGGGCAAGCGCTCGCTCAGCCACAGCCCCCCAGCTATGAGGTACTGGCTCAGCGGCGGATGGACGTTGAAAAACGGCGTGCCCGTTAAATAGTTATGGGCAAACTGGGCGTAGTAAACTTCATCAAAAACGAGGCACTCGGGCTGCGCGAGGTGCCAGAAGCGCAAGCCCAGCGCAAGCAGCGCTACTGCAGCCAGCGCCCAGCGGAACTCGGCCTGGCGCGTCCCCCTGAAACGAGCGAAGCTAACGCGCCAGCCCATCCTGCTGAGCTAGAAAAATTAGCGAGTGTGGGGCTTAGCGCCGCTTTTTGCGCCGCGCCGCAGCTTTGCGCTTGCGCTTGTCAGCGGGGGTTTCGTGAAAGCGGCGGCGCTTGATGTCGGCAAAAACGCCGGCTTTGGAGACTTGCCGCTTGAAGCGGCGCAGCGCCGATTCGATGTTTTCGTTCTGACCGACAACCACTTGTGTCATAAGCTCCCTCTTTAGCTAGCAACGGTAGGCAGACCATTGAGCCTAACATGCCGATAAGGCTCGTTCTCTCAATCTAACAACCTGGCAGGCTTAAGGCCGCGCCCAGACGATCAGCAGCGAGAAGTAGCTCAACTGCAGCTGGCGGCGCTCGCGCAGGTCGCAGTAGAGGCGCTGCTGGGGCCAGCCAACGCGCTCGATGGCGCAGCTGCGCGCCAGTAGCTGCTTGGCTTGCAACGCGTCCCAGAGCTGGGGATAAACCGAGCCAGCTTTGAGCAGCACGAGCGTATCCGCCCACGCTAGGGCAGCCTCCAGGCGATCTGGGGCGTACAGTGCCGGGAGCACGGCCAAGCAGCGATCGCCTTCCACCAACGGTTCCCCAGTCGCCGCGGCCGCTGCCAGCGGCGAGCACACGCCGGGCACGGCCTCCACGCTCGCCTGGGGGTAGTGCTGCTGCAAGGTGGCAGCCAGGTAGGCAAAGGTGCTGTAGAAGCCCACATCGCCTTCGCAGGCAAAGGCCACGCTCTGCCCGCGCTGCAGGGGCTGCCAGACGCGCTCGGCGGCGGCCCGCCAGGCACGATTGAGAACGTCGCTGGCGCGCACGTAGGGAAAGTGAAGCGGCAGCTGCTGTTGCTCGGGCGCCAGCCAGGGGGCCACAATCTGCTGCGCCATGCCCGGCTTGCCCCCCACCCGGGCCGGAAAGGCGACGACGTCGGCCTGTTGCAGGCGGCGCAATCCCTTGAGCGAGATCAGCTCCGGATCGCCGGGCCCCACGCTAATGCCGTAGAGAGTGCCCGCTCGCACGGTACGCTAAGCAGCAGCGATCGCATGCCCGATGCCACATCCGACCGTCATTTTACCGGGGTACTTGGCCGGGGCCCGGCCCTACCGGCCGCTCGAGGCCGTGCTAGCGCAACAAGGCTACCCGGCGGCCACCGTGCCGCTGGCGCGCCGGAGCTGGCTGCCCACGCTGGGCGGCCGCTCGATGGTGCCCATCCTGCGGCAGCTCCATCGGACCGTGCAGCAGGTGTTGCAGCGGCACCAGGCCTCGCAGGTCAACCTCATCGGTCATTCGGCCGGCGGCTGGATCGCGCGCATCTATTTAGGCCATGCCCCCTACGACATTCACGGCGATGTTAGCGGCAATGCGGCCGTTTGGGGCGCGCATCCGCAGGTGGCCACGCTGGTGACGCTGGGAACGCCCCACGCCAGCCGCGAGCGCTGGACCCGGCGCAACCTGGATTTTGTCGAGCGGCACTATCCGGGGGCGTTCTACCCCAACGTGCGCTACGTCTGCGCGGCCGGGCGCGCCGTCTACGGCCGGCGGCCCCGCCACTGGCTGGCCTACAACAGCTACAAGCTCACCGGCGGCGACGGCAACTGCTGGGGTGATGGCATCACACCCGTGGCCTCGGCACACCTGAGCGGCGCTACCAACCTGACCCTCGAGGGCATTTGGCACTCGCCGCGATCGCCGGGGCCGTGGTACGGCTCGCCCCAGG
The genomic region above belongs to Cyanobacteria bacterium QS_8_64_29 and contains:
- a CDS encoding dolichyl-phosphate-mannose--protein O-mannosyl transferase, with protein sequence MGWRVSFARFRGTRQAEFRWALAAVALLALGLRFWHLAQPECLVFDEVYYAQFAHNYLTGTPFFNVHPPLSQYLIAGGLWLSERLPIAQELTVAIDGVARPTFGLRFANALAGSLVPLAASGVAYQLTQRRGCALLAGLFLATDGLFLVESRYALSNTYIVLFGLLAQWLGLRALRHGGCRWELALAGLCLGAAIATKWNGLGFVLGLVAFWGLARYLRWQQPGQLPELLQQWARLRPAAIAGYLGLVPLLTYSLLWTPHLAMNPQLGFGDVHARIWNYHQQVERGSQVHPYCSRWYSWPLMVRPVAYAYQKQEASVRAVHAMGNPVLWWASTVTVAGLLPVALGRWGARAPASSAITLFLLAGYAANWLPWAAVGRCTFIYHYLEAYALALIALAWGLERGWWSRQQVPRSASLAVLGLALAAFAFWLPVHYGLPLSMPGYQERMWFSSWI
- a CDS encoding 30S ribosomal protein S21, whose protein sequence is MTQVVVGQNENIESALRRFKRQVSKAGVFADIKRRRFHETPADKRKRKAAARRKKRR
- the cobI gene encoding precorrin-2 C(20)-methyltransferase, producing MRAGTLYGISVGPGDPELISLKGLRRLQQADVVAFPARVGGKPGMAQQIVAPWLAPEQQQLPLHFPYVRASDVLNRAWRAAAERVWQPLQRGQSVAFACEGDVGFYSTFAYLAATLQQHYPQASVEAVPGVCSPLAAAAATGEPLVEGDRCLAVLPALYAPDRLEAALAWADTLVLLKAGSVYPQLWDALQAKQLLARSCAIERVGWPQQRLYCDLRERRQLQLSYFSLLIVWARP
- a CDS encoding lipase, with product MPHPTVILPGYLAGARPYRPLEAVLAQQGYPAATVPLARRSWLPTLGGRSMVPILRQLHRTVQQVLQRHQASQVNLIGHSAGGWIARIYLGHAPYDIHGDVSGNAAVWGAHPQVATLVTLGTPHASRERWTRRNLDFVERHYPGAFYPNVRYVCAAGRAVYGRRPRHWLAYNSYKLTGGDGNCWGDGITPVASAHLSGATNLTLEGIWHSPRSPGPWYGSPQARQAWLPYLQ